A genomic region of Xiphophorus couchianus chromosome 9, X_couchianus-1.0, whole genome shotgun sequence contains the following coding sequences:
- the mki67 gene encoding proliferation marker protein Ki-67 isoform X2, with amino-acid sequence MPLHGKIVVIKRRGGDGTEFPLTAPCLFGRKTECDIRIQLPQVSKEHCRIDLNENKEIILTNLSSANPTRVNGEALSQSERLKHGDVITIVDRSFRFEYAPTQTPKKRSSSGAKSETVKVAVDAGEKRISEVSTDPHLKDGANYNNIQRSLEKTLELESQKDEKNSPFNDLCQMIKKSLDVKTPRKSSASVVQTPSSKFCTPRLGPVVKKSEKGVVFIPKKEEDPKCKTPEIAKKQGKTFQVPSAEGPGPTVDKAGKSEGTSQQRRISTPQKFTASEVIEQTTASASKSPVRRRSKECTPAKSGVSMEQEGQAGKSPKLENPPKRSPKNSGSAEKVKMSKKRKSEELGKDLPIPNLKRKRVSFGDHLSPELFDKRLPPDSPLRKGASPRRSLSLYKPKLSLLRRVSVIGLLKEQRTPSPKFKKSASPKTPTGKASPKSRSTSPAEKSPRSKSASPKATPGKKSPKATSPAQTSPKSRSASPKATSPAQKTPKSRSASPKATSPAQKTPKSRSASPKATSPAQKTPKSRSASPKATSPAQKTPKSRSASPKALTSTTPVKTPLNSGIQTPSVQGRFSVSRIRTPSPTTAVAQQMPLLAGTPKIPLRRKSMKNASRRTSGVARSAVKVFQRRSGISRASMKAQSSWANIVKFGQIKTSAVAPAVKKIIQKPLKKVVPKQQTPARKLKDHMSTGHADSPATILVGRAHKRTIVHPTGAAPKVVMNPALFKKDMKMDDDLTGLSEMFKTPVNEKRRRSLVSESSAKKTPIATSSIVEPSVLNTPEEPDEMMVSPLSLASTVKSQRYNSEAVQRLLSGGEEASFVGDAPASEVCSESKHTDPKAGSVKTPKQKPELPICLTGIKRIMKTPRQKAEPIDDLRGKLLKTPKQKPVQQECLTGIKRIMKTPRQKAEPLEDIRGNLLVTPKQKTEQPECLTGVKRIFATPKQKVEPLEDLWGKLLKTPNVRQSSDVSLDGVKELLQTPIHQSQMLDLATVETMMKTPKEKTAPVVDVVGMKRLPKTPKQKGEPVEDNFGIKRLMKSPRLRGNPPVEDFEGLQELMEEPVTYLTEQRPEKPSDAMETQPQSVIESNTTSASASLDKKSVRGRRAKAVEPEQEETKELPESSQNAVVSAPPRGRRGKKSETKAPPAVRHTRGRNAEVPESRDVEESLPESPNVAMKRQRPIKRAQEEAIELEQNPAVEEVVTPELEINSMPAIDVHGGPALVEKAVLKPKRGRKLKQPEELAQHAKNADKDKSVNSSDAERVKLPEEENANTEVAETSLTQKKSVRGKRAKPVEAKEAQKAEETSNRPVPPPVRGRRGNKMEATASPAVKRNTRTRNAKSQNTVDQPAVEAQALTEISNEAVIPQISEKSNEKTTDPVSSVQVTTKPLRGKKAKVTSTEPERDECPAANAETPQVIPSVGKPRRGRKAKPDVEEPTEVAEDTCLPVETKPPTRAKRGRRALPKEDKQIEDDKVTSQEPSEHQEPPKKSRRTRKPEQEPLKAKEDTVVPENEPSSEQSSGAAKPRRGGRKAKADAVKPSVLMADATEKPKRGRKGEQIPQKTVPAKNPEHEEISAPSPQVHKPNRATPVKSKVSQTAPAKRGRRGAALLLVEPKQEPASEPVVPAKRGRRVAAKPKADDGASGEANPTESSKDDHQDPKMTKKAVTFKKYLESHEIPKATSVKAVRGRKTKVPDQADTRGKDGTKEASSTEEKTLSHDVVETTKRGRRGAKVAEVVAEDIGAQKKNRLGRSAKK; translated from the exons ATGCCTCTGCATGGTAAAATAGTGGTTATtaagaggagaggaggagacggaACCGAGTTTCCTCTGACTGCACCGTGTTTGTTTGGAAG GAAGACCGAATGCGACATTCGTATTCAGCTTCCTCAGGTTTCCAAGGAGCACTGCAGAATTGActtgaatgaaaacaaagag ATCATTTTGACCAATCTGAGCTCAGCCAATCCGACCCGTGTCAACGGCGAGGCTCTGAGTCAGTCTGAGCGCTTGAAGCACGGTGATGTGATAACTATTGTCGATCGTTCTTTCAG GTTTGAGTATGCGCCTACACAAACACCGAAGAAGAGGTCGTCTTCTGGGGCCAAGTCTGAAACCGTTAAG GTTGCCGTGGACGCAGGAGAAAAGAGAATCTCTGAGGTCTCTACAG accCTCATCTCAAAGATGGAGCTAACTATAACAACATCCAGCGATCCTTGGAGAAAACCTTGGAATTGGAGTCCCAGAAAGATGAGAAGAACTCGCCATTCAATGATCTGTGTCAAATGATCAAAAAGTCGTTGGATGTCAAGACACCTCGCAAGTCTTCCGCAAGTGTGGTTCAGACACCGTCCTCAAAGTTCTGCACGCCGAGACTGGGTCCGGTTGTCAAGAAGAGTGAAAAAGGGGTCGTTTTCATACCCAAGAAGGAAGAAGATCCCAAATGTAAAACCCCAGAGATTGCTAAGAAACAGGGAAAGACCTTCCAGGTTCCTTCTGCTGAGGGCCCTGGACCCACAGTGGACAAAGCTGGAAAGTCTGAAGGTACTTCACAGCAGAGAAGGATCTCAACTCCTCAGAAATTCACAGCCTCAGAGGTTATTGAGCAAACAACGGCTTCAGCATCTAAGTCACCGGTCAGAAGGAGAAGCAAGGAATGCACACCGGCTAAATCTGGCGTGTCCATGGAGCAAGAAGGACAAGCTGGAAAATCTCCCAAACTGGAAAATCCACCAAAGAGATCTCCTAAAAACTCAGGATCTGctgaaaaag tgaaaatgtccaaaaaacgcaAGAGTGAGGAGCTTGGGAAAGACCTGCCGATACCAAACCTGAAAAGGAAACGAGTTTCCTTCGGAGACCACCTCAGCCCAGAGTTATTTGACAAACGCCTGCCACCTGACTCTCCACTGCGTAAAGGGGCCAGTCCAAGGAGGAGCCTATCTCTCTATAAACCCAAATTGTCTCTTCTTAGGAGAGTTTCTGTCATTGGGTTGCTAAAA GAGCAGAGGACCCCGTCACCTAAGTTCAAAAAGAGTGCTTCTCCCAAGACTCCAACAGGGAAGGCATCACCAAAATCAAGGTCCACTTCCCCTGCTGAGAAGTCTCCCAGGTCCAAGTCAGCTTCACCCAAAGCCACACCTGGAAAAAAGTCTCCCAAGGCGACAAGTCCAGCTCAGACGTCTCCTAAATCCAGGTCCGCTTCTCCCAAGGCGACAAGTCCAGCTCAGAAGACTCCTAAATCCCGGTCCGCTTCTCCCAAGGCGACAAGTCCAGCTCAGAAGACTCCTAAATCCCGGTCCGCTTCTCCCAAGGCGACAAGTCCAGCTCAGAAGACTCCTAAATCCAGGTCCGCTTCTCCCAAGGCGACAAGTCCAGCTCAGAAGACTCCTAAATCCAGGTCCGCTTCTCCCAAG GCCTTGACCAGCACAACACCAGTGAAAACACCTTTGAATTCAGGCATCCAAACCCCGTCCGTCCAAGGTCGCTTCTCTGTCTCACGTATCAGGACCCCCTCTCCAACTACAGCAGTCGCTCAACAGATGCCTTTGCTTGCTGGTACCCCAAAAATCCCTCTCAGGAGGAAGAGCATGAAGAATGCATCACGTAGGACTTCAGGTGTTGCCAGGAGTGCAGTAAAAGTCTTTCAGAGACGAAGTGGCATTTCACGGGCATCAATGAAAG CTCAAAGTTCCTgggcaaatattgtaaaatttgGACAAATTAAGACGTCAGCTGTTGCTCCAGCTGTAAAGAAGATCATACAGAAACCCCTGAAGAAGGTTGTGCCCAAACAACAG ACCCCTGCCAGGAAGCTAAAAGACCATATGAGCACTGGACATGCAGATTCCCCTGCCACCATCCTTGTTGGGAGAGCTCACAAAAGAACCATTGTACATCCAACTGGAGCTGCACCAAAAGTGGTCATGAATCCTGCACTGTTCAAAAAGGACATGAAAATGGATGACGATTTAACAG GACTCTCTGAGATGTTCAAAACTCCTGTAAATGAGAAGAGAAGAAGGTCTTTGGTCAGTGAGAGCAGTGCCAAGAAGACGCCAATAGCGACTTCTTCTATAGTGGAACCGTCGGTGCTGAACACCCCGGAGGAGCCAG ATGAAATGATGGTGTCTCCACTGAGTTTAGCGTCTACAGTAAAGAGTCAAAGGTACAACAGCGAGGCAGTCCAGCGCCTTCTCAGTGGGGGTGAAGAAGCAAGTTTTGTCGGTGATGCTCCTGCCTCGGAAGTTTGTTCAGAGTCTAAACACACAGATCCAAAGGCGGGCTCTGTTAAAACTCCCAAACAGAAGCCAGAATTACCCATCTGTCTCACTGGAATCAAGAGGATCATGAAAACACCAAGACAGAAGGCTGAGCCCATTGACGATTTGAGAGGAAAACTCTTGAAAACTCCAAAACAGAAACCTGTGCAGCAGGAATGTCTCACTGGAATCAAGAGGATCATGAAGACACCAAGACAGAAAGCTGAACCTTTAGAGGACATCCGAGGAAATCTTTTGGTAACTCCTAAACAGAAAACTGAGCAACCAGAGTGTCTCACTGGGGTCAAACGCATCTTTGCAACTCCGAAGCAGAAGGTGGAACCTCTTGAAGACCTTTGGGGAAAACTGTTGAAGACTCCAAATGTCAGACAGAGCTCTGATGTCAGCTTGGATGGTGTTAAGGAGCTTCTCCAGACACCAATTCACCAGTCCCAGATGCTGGATCTTGCCACTGTTGAGACAATGATGAAGACGCCCAAAGAGAAGACTGCTCCAGTTGTGGATGTGGTTGGTATGAAGAGGCTACCAAAAACTCCCAAACAGAAGGGTGAACCCGTAGAAGACAACTTTGGCATCAAAAGGTTGATGAAATCCCCAAGACTGAGAGGAAATCCACCAGTGGAAGACTTTGAGGGACTTCAGGAGCTCATGGAGGAGCCAGTGACCTACCTGACAGAGCAGCGGCCAGAAAAG CCATCAGATGCCATGGAAACGCAACCTCAAAGTGTCATAGAGAGCAATACAACTTCTGCCAGCGCTTCTCTTGACAAAAAATCTGTTCGGGGTAGGAGGGCAAAAGCTGTGGAACCAGAAcaagaggaaacaaaagaacTGCCGGAATCTTCTCAAAATGCCGTGGTGTCTGCACCACctagaggaagaagaggaaagaaatctgagaccaaagcaccaccTGCTGTTAGACACACAAGAGGCAGGAATGCAGAAGTCCCTGAAAGCAGAGATGTTGAAGAAAGTCTCCCAGAGTCTCCAAACGTTGCTATGAAAAGACAAAGACCTATCAAAAGAGCCCAAGAGGAGGCAATAGAGCTTGAGCAGAATCCTGCTGTTGAAGAGGTAGTGACCCCAGAACTTGAGATCAATTCAATGCCAGCCATTGATGTGCATGGAGGTCCAGCACTTGTAGAGAAAGCAGTGCTGAAGCCCAAACGAGGAAGAAAACTCAAACAACCTGAAGAACTGGCACAGCATGCTAAGA ATGCAGATAAAGACAAGAGTGTTAACTCATCAGACGCTGAGCGTGTGAAGCTACCTGAAGAAGAGAATGCAAATACGGAAGTTGCAGAAACTAGCTTGACTCAGAAGAAATCTGTGAGAGGCAAAAGAGCTAAACCCGTGGAGGCTAAAGAAGCTCAGAAAGCTGAGGAGACCTCCAATAGGCCTGTTCCTCCTCCAGtcagaggaaggagaggaaacaAGATGGAAGCAACAGCATCTCCTGCTGTTAAACGGAACACAAGAACCAGAAATGCAAAGTCTCAAAACACTGTTGATCAGCCAGCTGTTGAAGCACAAGCGTTAACTGAGATTTCCAATGAAGCCGTGATCCCTCAAATATCAGAGAAGTCCAATGAAAAGACAACTGACCCTGTAAGCTCAGTACAAGTGACAACCAAGCCACTCAGAGGGAAAAAAGCTAAAGTAACATCCACTGAACCTGAGAGAGATGAATGTCCTGCTGCAAATGCTGAAACTCCTCAAGTCATTCCTTCTGTTGGTAAACccaggagaggaagaaaagccAAACCTGATGTTGAGGAGCCAACTGAGGTGGCAGAAGACACCTGTCTCCCTGTGGAGACCAAGCCTCCAACAAGGGCTAAAAGAGGAAGACGTGCTCTCCCCAAAGAGGACAAACAGATTGAGGATGACAAGGTGACTTCACAGGAGCCCTCTGAACATCAGGAGCCACCTAAGAAATCACGGAGAACAAGAAAACCCGAGCAAGAGCCTCTAAAAGCAAAGGAAGACACTGTGGTCCCAGAAAATGAACCTAGTTCTGAACAAAGTTCTGGTGCTGCAAAGCCCAGGAGAGGAGGACGGAAAGCTAAAGCAGATGCTGTGAAGCCCTCAGTACTAATGGCTGACGCTACAGAGAAACCAAAACGAGGCAGAAAAGGAGAACAAATCCCTCAGAAGACTGTCCCTGCCAAGAATCCTGAACATGAAGAGATCTCTGCGCCATCTCCTCAGGTCCATAAACCTAATCGGGCAACACCGGTGAAAAGCAAGGTTTCACAAACTGCTCCAGCTAAGAGAGGCCGCCGGGGTGCAGCTCTTCTTCTGGTGGAACCCAAACAAGAACCTGCTTCAGAACCAGTCGTACCAGCAAAAAGAGGAAGACGGGTTGCGGCAAAGCCCAAAGCGGACGATGGGGCCAGTGGTGAGGCAAATCCCACCGAAAGCTCGAAGGATGACCACCAAGACCCAAAGATGACCAAAAAGGcagtcacatttaaaaaatacctgGAAAGCCATGAAATTCCAAAAGCTACGTCGGTGAAGGCCGTTCGAGGCAGGAAGACGAAAGTTCCAGACCAGGCTGACACTAGAGGTAAAGACGGAACAAAGGAGGCCAGCAGCACAGAAGAGAAGACTCTCTCGCATGACGTCGTCGAGACCACCAAGAGAGGACGGCGAGGAGCGAAGGTTGCAGAGGTGGTGGCGGAAGACATtggagcacagaaaaaaaaccgaCTGGGGAGATCagcaaagaaatga
- the mki67 gene encoding proliferation marker protein Ki-67 isoform X3, with protein MPLHGKIVVIKRRGGDGTEFPLTAPCLFGRKTECDIRIQLPQVSKEHCRIDLNENKEIILTNLSSANPTRVNGEALSQSERLKHGDVITIVDRSFRFEYAPTQTPKKRSSSGAKSETVKVAVDAGEKRISEVSTDPHLKDGANYNNIQRSLEKTLELESQKDEKNSPFNDLCQMIKKSLDVKTPRKSSASVVQTPSSKFCTPRLGPVVKKSEKGVVFIPKKEEDPKCKTPEIAKKQGKTFQVPSAEGPGPTVDKAGKSEGTSQQRRISTPQKFTASEVIEQTTASASKSPVRRRSKECTPAKSGVSMEQEGQAGKSPKLENPPKRSPKNSGSAEKVKMSKKRKSEELGKDLPIPNLKRKRVSFGDHLSPELFDKRLPPDSPLRKGASPRRSLSLYKPKLSLLRRVSVIGLLKEQRTPSPKFKKSASPKTPTGKASPKSRSTSPAEKSPRSKSASPKATPGKKSPKATSPAQTSPKSRSASPKATSPAQKTPKSRSASPKATSPAQKTPKSRSASPKATSPAQKTPKSRSASPKATSPAQKTPKSRSASPKALTSTTPVKTPLNSGIQTPSVQGRFSVSRIRTPSPTTAVAQQMPLLAGTPKIPLRRKSMKNASRRTSGVARSAVKVFQRRSGISRASMKAQSSWANIVKFGQIKTSAVAPAVKKIIQKPLKKVVPKQQTPARKLKDHMSTGHADSPATILVGRAHKRTIVHPTGAAPKVVMNPALFKKDMKMDDDLTGLSEMFKTPVNEKRRRSLVSESSAKKTPIATSSIVEPSVLNTPEEPDEMMVSPLSLASTVKSQRYNSEAVQRLLSGGEEASFVGDAPASEVCSESKHTDPKAGSVKTPKQKPELPICLTGIKRIMKTPRQKAEPIDDLRGKLLKTPKQKPVQQECLTGIKRIMKTPRQKAEPLEDIRGNLLVTPKQKTEQPECLTGVKRIFATPKQKVEPLEDLWGKLLKTPNVRQSSDVSLDGVKELLQTPIHQSQMLDLATVETMMKTPKEKTAPVVDVVGMKRLPKTPKQKGEPVEDNFGIKRLMKSPRLRGNPPVEDFEGLQELMEEPVTYLTEQRPEKPSDAMETQPQSVIESNTTSASASLDKKSVRGRRAKAVEPEQEETKELPESSQNAVVSAPPRGRRGKKSETKAPPAVRHTRGRNAEVPESRDVEESLPESPNVAMKRQRPIKRAQEEAIELEQNPAVEEVVTPELEINSMPAIDVHGGPALVEKAVLKPKRGRKLKQPEELAQHAKNADKDKSVNSSDAERVKLPEEENANTEVAETSLTQKKSVRGKRAKPVEAKEAQKAEETSNRPVPPPVRGRRGNKMEATASPAVKRNTRTRNAKSQNTVDQPAVEAQALTEISNEAVIPQISEKSNEKTTDPVSSVQVTTKPLRGKKAKVTSTEPERDECPAANAETPQVIPSVGKPRRGRKAKPDVEEPTEVAEDTCLPVETKPPTRAKRGRRALPKEDKQIEDDKVTSQEPSEHQEPPKKSRRTRKPEQEPLKAKEDTVVPENEPSSEQSSGAAKPRRGGRKAKADAVKPSVLMADATEKPKRGRKGEQIPQKTVPAKNPEHEEISAPSPQVHKPNRATPVKSKVSQTAPAKRGRRGAALLLVEPKQEPASEPVVPAKRGRRVAAKPKADDGASGEANPTESSKDDHQDPKMTKKAVTFKKYLESHEIPKATSVKAVRGRKTKVPDQADTRGKDGTKEASSTEEKTLSHDVVETTKRGRRGAKVAEVVAEDIGAQKKNRLGRSAKK; from the exons ATGCCTCTGCATGGTAAAATAGTGGTTATtaagaggagaggaggagacggaACCGAGTTTCCTCTGACTGCACCGTGTTTGTTTGGAAG GAAGACCGAATGCGACATTCGTATTCAGCTTCCTCAGGTTTCCAAGGAGCACTGCAGAATTGActtgaatgaaaacaaagag ATCATTTTGACCAATCTGAGCTCAGCCAATCCGACCCGTGTCAACGGCGAGGCTCTGAGTCAGTCTGAGCGCTTGAAGCACGGTGATGTGATAACTATTGTCGATCGTTCTTTCAG GTTTGAGTATGCGCCTACACAAACACCGAAGAAGAGGTCGTCTTCTGGGGCCAAGTCTGAAACCGTTAAG GTTGCCGTGGACGCAGGAGAAAAGAGAATCTCTGAGGTCTCTACAG accCTCATCTCAAAGATGGAGCTAACTATAACAACATCCAGCGATCCTTGGAGAAAACCTTGGAATTGGAGTCCCAGAAAGATGAGAAGAACTCGCCATTCAATGATCTGTGTCAAATGATCAAAAAGTCGTTGGATGTCAAGACACCTCGCAAGTCTTCCGCAAGTGTGGTTCAGACACCGTCCTCAAAGTTCTGCACGCCGAGACTGGGTCCGGTTGTCAAGAAGAGTGAAAAAGGGGTCGTTTTCATACCCAAGAAGGAAGAAGATCCCAAATGTAAAACCCCAGAGATTGCTAAGAAACAGGGAAAGACCTTCCAGGTTCCTTCTGCTGAGGGCCCTGGACCCACAGTGGACAAAGCTGGAAAGTCTGAAGGTACTTCACAGCAGAGAAGGATCTCAACTCCTCAGAAATTCACAGCCTCAGAGGTTATTGAGCAAACAACGGCTTCAGCATCTAAGTCACCGGTCAGAAGGAGAAGCAAGGAATGCACACCGGCTAAATCTGGCGTGTCCATGGAGCAAGAAGGACAAGCTGGAAAATCTCCCAAACTGGAAAATCCACCAAAGAGATCTCCTAAAAACTCAGGATCTGctgaaaaag tgaaaatgtccaaaaaacgcaAGAGTGAGGAGCTTGGGAAAGACCTGCCGATACCAAACCTGAAAAGGAAACGAGTTTCCTTCGGAGACCACCTCAGCCCAGAGTTATTTGACAAACGCCTGCCACCTGACTCTCCACTGCGTAAAGGGGCCAGTCCAAGGAGGAGCCTATCTCTCTATAAACCCAAATTGTCTCTTCTTAGGAGAGTTTCTGTCATTGGGTTGCTAAAA GAGCAGAGGACCCCGTCACCTAAGTTCAAAAAGAGTGCTTCTCCCAAGACTCCAACAGGGAAGGCATCACCAAAATCAAGGTCCACTTCCCCTGCTGAGAAGTCTCCCAGGTCCAAGTCAGCTTCACCCAAAGCCACACCTGGAAAAAAGTCTCCCAAGGCGACAAGTCCAGCTCAGACGTCTCCTAAATCCAGGTCCGCTTCTCCCAAGGCGACAAGTCCAGCTCAGAAGACTCCTAAATCCCGGTCCGCTTCTCCCAAGGCGACAAGTCCAGCTCAGAAGACTCCTAAATCCCGGTCCGCTTCTCCCAAGGCGACAAGTCCAGCTCAGAAGACTCCTAAATCCAGGTCCGCTTCTCCCAAGGCGACAAGTCCAGCTCAGAAGACTCCTAAATCCAG GTCCGCTTCTCCCAAGGCCTTGACCAGCACAACACCAGTGAAAACACCTTTGAATTCAGGCATCCAAACCCCGTCCGTCCAAGGTCGCTTCTCTGTCTCACGTATCAGGACCCCCTCTCCAACTACAGCAGTCGCTCAACAGATGCCTTTGCTTGCTGGTACCCCAAAAATCCCTCTCAGGAGGAAGAGCATGAAGAATGCATCACGTAGGACTTCAGGTGTTGCCAGGAGTGCAGTAAAAGTCTTTCAGAGACGAAGTGGCATTTCACGGGCATCAATGAAAG CTCAAAGTTCCTgggcaaatattgtaaaatttgGACAAATTAAGACGTCAGCTGTTGCTCCAGCTGTAAAGAAGATCATACAGAAACCCCTGAAGAAGGTTGTGCCCAAACAACAG ACCCCTGCCAGGAAGCTAAAAGACCATATGAGCACTGGACATGCAGATTCCCCTGCCACCATCCTTGTTGGGAGAGCTCACAAAAGAACCATTGTACATCCAACTGGAGCTGCACCAAAAGTGGTCATGAATCCTGCACTGTTCAAAAAGGACATGAAAATGGATGACGATTTAACAG GACTCTCTGAGATGTTCAAAACTCCTGTAAATGAGAAGAGAAGAAGGTCTTTGGTCAGTGAGAGCAGTGCCAAGAAGACGCCAATAGCGACTTCTTCTATAGTGGAACCGTCGGTGCTGAACACCCCGGAGGAGCCAG ATGAAATGATGGTGTCTCCACTGAGTTTAGCGTCTACAGTAAAGAGTCAAAGGTACAACAGCGAGGCAGTCCAGCGCCTTCTCAGTGGGGGTGAAGAAGCAAGTTTTGTCGGTGATGCTCCTGCCTCGGAAGTTTGTTCAGAGTCTAAACACACAGATCCAAAGGCGGGCTCTGTTAAAACTCCCAAACAGAAGCCAGAATTACCCATCTGTCTCACTGGAATCAAGAGGATCATGAAAACACCAAGACAGAAGGCTGAGCCCATTGACGATTTGAGAGGAAAACTCTTGAAAACTCCAAAACAGAAACCTGTGCAGCAGGAATGTCTCACTGGAATCAAGAGGATCATGAAGACACCAAGACAGAAAGCTGAACCTTTAGAGGACATCCGAGGAAATCTTTTGGTAACTCCTAAACAGAAAACTGAGCAACCAGAGTGTCTCACTGGGGTCAAACGCATCTTTGCAACTCCGAAGCAGAAGGTGGAACCTCTTGAAGACCTTTGGGGAAAACTGTTGAAGACTCCAAATGTCAGACAGAGCTCTGATGTCAGCTTGGATGGTGTTAAGGAGCTTCTCCAGACACCAATTCACCAGTCCCAGATGCTGGATCTTGCCACTGTTGAGACAATGATGAAGACGCCCAAAGAGAAGACTGCTCCAGTTGTGGATGTGGTTGGTATGAAGAGGCTACCAAAAACTCCCAAACAGAAGGGTGAACCCGTAGAAGACAACTTTGGCATCAAAAGGTTGATGAAATCCCCAAGACTGAGAGGAAATCCACCAGTGGAAGACTTTGAGGGACTTCAGGAGCTCATGGAGGAGCCAGTGACCTACCTGACAGAGCAGCGGCCAGAAAAG CCATCAGATGCCATGGAAACGCAACCTCAAAGTGTCATAGAGAGCAATACAACTTCTGCCAGCGCTTCTCTTGACAAAAAATCTGTTCGGGGTAGGAGGGCAAAAGCTGTGGAACCAGAAcaagaggaaacaaaagaacTGCCGGAATCTTCTCAAAATGCCGTGGTGTCTGCACCACctagaggaagaagaggaaagaaatctgagaccaaagcaccaccTGCTGTTAGACACACAAGAGGCAGGAATGCAGAAGTCCCTGAAAGCAGAGATGTTGAAGAAAGTCTCCCAGAGTCTCCAAACGTTGCTATGAAAAGACAAAGACCTATCAAAAGAGCCCAAGAGGAGGCAATAGAGCTTGAGCAGAATCCTGCTGTTGAAGAGGTAGTGACCCCAGAACTTGAGATCAATTCAATGCCAGCCATTGATGTGCATGGAGGTCCAGCACTTGTAGAGAAAGCAGTGCTGAAGCCCAAACGAGGAAGAAAACTCAAACAACCTGAAGAACTGGCACAGCATGCTAAGA ATGCAGATAAAGACAAGAGTGTTAACTCATCAGACGCTGAGCGTGTGAAGCTACCTGAAGAAGAGAATGCAAATACGGAAGTTGCAGAAACTAGCTTGACTCAGAAGAAATCTGTGAGAGGCAAAAGAGCTAAACCCGTGGAGGCTAAAGAAGCTCAGAAAGCTGAGGAGACCTCCAATAGGCCTGTTCCTCCTCCAGtcagaggaaggagaggaaacaAGATGGAAGCAACAGCATCTCCTGCTGTTAAACGGAACACAAGAACCAGAAATGCAAAGTCTCAAAACACTGTTGATCAGCCAGCTGTTGAAGCACAAGCGTTAACTGAGATTTCCAATGAAGCCGTGATCCCTCAAATATCAGAGAAGTCCAATGAAAAGACAACTGACCCTGTAAGCTCAGTACAAGTGACAACCAAGCCACTCAGAGGGAAAAAAGCTAAAGTAACATCCACTGAACCTGAGAGAGATGAATGTCCTGCTGCAAATGCTGAAACTCCTCAAGTCATTCCTTCTGTTGGTAAACccaggagaggaagaaaagccAAACCTGATGTTGAGGAGCCAACTGAGGTGGCAGAAGACACCTGTCTCCCTGTGGAGACCAAGCCTCCAACAAGGGCTAAAAGAGGAAGACGTGCTCTCCCCAAAGAGGACAAACAGATTGAGGATGACAAGGTGACTTCACAGGAGCCCTCTGAACATCAGGAGCCACCTAAGAAATCACGGAGAACAAGAAAACCCGAGCAAGAGCCTCTAAAAGCAAAGGAAGACACTGTGGTCCCAGAAAATGAACCTAGTTCTGAACAAAGTTCTGGTGCTGCAAAGCCCAGGAGAGGAGGACGGAAAGCTAAAGCAGATGCTGTGAAGCCCTCAGTACTAATGGCTGACGCTACAGAGAAACCAAAACGAGGCAGAAAAGGAGAACAAATCCCTCAGAAGACTGTCCCTGCCAAGAATCCTGAACATGAAGAGATCTCTGCGCCATCTCCTCAGGTCCATAAACCTAATCGGGCAACACCGGTGAAAAGCAAGGTTTCACAAACTGCTCCAGCTAAGAGAGGCCGCCGGGGTGCAGCTCTTCTTCTGGTGGAACCCAAACAAGAACCTGCTTCAGAACCAGTCGTACCAGCAAAAAGAGGAAGACGGGTTGCGGCAAAGCCCAAAGCGGACGATGGGGCCAGTGGTGAGGCAAATCCCACCGAAAGCTCGAAGGATGACCACCAAGACCCAAAGATGACCAAAAAGGcagtcacatttaaaaaatacctgGAAAGCCATGAAATTCCAAAAGCTACGTCGGTGAAGGCCGTTCGAGGCAGGAAGACGAAAGTTCCAGACCAGGCTGACACTAGAGGTAAAGACGGAACAAAGGAGGCCAGCAGCACAGAAGAGAAGACTCTCTCGCATGACGTCGTCGAGACCACCAAGAGAGGACGGCGAGGAGCGAAGGTTGCAGAGGTGGTGGCGGAAGACATtggagcacagaaaaaaaaccgaCTGGGGAGATCagcaaagaaatga